CGGGATTTTAATTTTGGGAATTGATGAGTTGTTTTCTGAATTCTCTCGGAGATTTTCCTGTAAATTTTACACAAGCTCTGTGAAACGAAGATGCCGAATTAAAACCGCATTCTAACGCAACTTGTAATAAGTTCATGTGTGACTTATCGCGAAGGTTCCGTTTTACATCCTCGATCCGATTCATGTTCAAAAAATCCGCGAATTTCATGGACATGTGTTTATTGAGATAATAAGAGGCTTGGTGTGTGGAAAGTCCGAGATAAGAAGCAAAATCCGGCAAACGAAGTTCTTCATCCGCGTAACCTCTCACTTGGAGAAAGGAATTGATTCTTTCTTCGATCTTATCTAATTCCACACCTTCCAAAATATTTCTAGTAGATTCTGCCTGATCCTCTTCGGATTCGATTAAATTATTATCCATCGGAAAATCCGAAAAGGCTTGGTTATCTGCGGGTGCTTTATTATCACCGTAAGCTTTACTGAAAAGAACAGGGAAGAAACGTTCGATTAAGGTAATATAAGCAATCATAAACCCGGGAATGAGTTCTGAGAACATAAGCATTTTTGTAGAACTCGTCAAGGTTCCGACCAAATCCAAAATCAATGAAGAAGTGATAACGAGTGTGATAAACGGAAAGTTAAAAAATACATTTGCTTTTTTGGAAGAATGAATTTTGAAGATGGCCCATCCGGATGCGTAAAGTGTAATTAGAATTGTTGCCGAATCACAAAGACAAATGTAAATCGTACCCGATAAAAAAAACACACCTACCATTGTAATTGGGATGATGGCGGTCAGTCTTTTGCAGTAATACCAAGGATTCTCCAAACCATCAAGAATGAACATTATACAAATTAAAACCGCAGCCGAGGCATAAAGAACTAAACCGAAGTAAGCTCCTAGAAACATGGGGTCTTTCGTCAATCTTGGATCGGTTTCTTGCGGAAAAATTACTTTATTGTTAGTCATCAGGAAGATGCTTACACTCAAAAGAATTGTACCATATGCTTTGCTGAATTCGTCCCTTCTCCCGGCGTAGAGTTTGGTGATAGCCATTACGATTCCCGTTCCGACCCCGGCTGCGTGAGCGTAAAATAAATTAATTTCTGAGAATATGATATCGAATAAGGTATTTGTATTTAACATTTGAATTGATTCCTGAAACGAAAAAATTTTTGCAAACGCTGAGTTGTAATTTTATGGAATTTTTGCGGCAACTGAGTTCCGTAGAGACGTTTTATTTCCATTTATTCCATTATAACTTTCGTTTTTGAACGAAGTCATCGGTAAATATAATTTGAAAACAAGAAAATTATAAATATCAGATATTCTATTTTGGAATTTATTTTAATCTGAAATGGAATTGCGAATGGCTCATGGGAATTTCGCCCGAAAATGCCCGGTTTTAAACTCGATTTAATCATAGATAAAGTTTGGTTTCTGAAGGAACATCTGTCGTCGGCGAAGATTGGAAGTGAATCACCTTTGTTTGAGTTTCTCGGAATTGTTTCGGAGACATTCCGGTCTCTTTAAGAAAGGCCTTATAAAAAGAGGAATTCGAATTGAAACCGACCGCGATTCCAACGGAAACGACGGAGCGAGACGGGTCATTGATGAGCATTGATTTTGCTTCCTCGACGCGAAATCGATTGATGTAATTGTTAAAATTCATGCCAAGATGATTATTCAAGAAGAAAGAAAGTTGGTGTACGGAGATTCCAAGTTCTTCGGAAACATCTGGGAGGCGAATGTCTTCGTCCAAGTAAATTCTTTCCTCTTTAATGATGTGGACCAGTTTTTTTTCAAGAGCGTTGATGTCCACGTCATGTAGAAGAGAACGTTTAACGAAGTTTTTTCCGGGTTCTAAGAAGAAAAAATCCAGTAAATTGGGATGAATTAAGGTAAGGAAATAATAAAAAATAACCGTAAATGTTGTATGTACGCTGGAAAGAAGTATTAAGGATTTATTTTCAAACATAATTCCGAGGATTTCCAGGGGAATACATAGGGATATCAAAACGACTAAGATAAGAATCTTTCTAAAGTTGACCGTGGAAGATTCGTATTTCTTGTCGATAAAGACGTTTGCAATTGCAATTACAAAGTAAACGAAAACGTATAAATCCGCTGCAAAAAGAAAAAATTGGAGTTCTTTACTACCTTCTTGTTCGTAAAAAGTAAGGATCGGAAGACTAAGGATAAACGGACCTAAAAGATTTGAGTAATAAATCAAAGGAAGTTTCGAATACTTTTTGAAACTCATCGTTGAAATTAAAAATACAAGAGTTCCACTGGCGGCTAAAGCTACGATATCAATTAAAAAGAGAGATTTTCGTAACCAAGTTTGGGAGATCATATTCAAGCTGAATTCGTCCACAAACTGAAAAATCGCGGTAAGAATTAAGACTGATGAAATCAGATAATCTATTTGTTTTTTTGCCCGAATCCAACTTCCAATTCCTAAAACTAAAGCAAAGCCGGCTCCAAATCTTATTAAACTCAATAAGATTTCTTTATTTAGCATCGAATCTAAAATATTCATCATAATCCATTATCCGCTTTTTGGTCTCTTTAATTTATTTGTTTAGAAAACAAAAACACGTCTCTAATTAAAGTTTGATGAACTCACTATATTTCAATCAATAGATTCATTTTTAAATTGAATGTAATTTGGTCTATTCAAATTCAATTTAAACGAATCATTTTATATACGAATGTGGAAATGACATTTAAATTGTAAAAGAAATTTTGAATATTCGTTAATACTTTTATTTTGACTAACAACTTTATAGGTAAAGATTTCTTCCGATTAAGAATATTCCCTTTTGTGTGTAAAATGTTTGAGGATTTATCATTGAATTAACTTTATATGAGTCTCTTTATAATATAGAAAATGTTTATTGTAATAAATTATAACTTATTTTTAGATTAATACTCAAACAGCAAACAGTGCGATCAAAATATGATTTTTATTTTTTGAAAAGTTATTAAAAGTTTTTTGAAACATTAATCGGAAATTAGAATAAAAATCAATTAATATATTGTATCTAACGCTACAACGTTAATTGGAATTTAAAAAGTCTCTCTCTTAGTTTGTAGTAACTCTGTTGAAAGATGTTCAAAATAATGTCGAATTAAAGAATTAAATTATGCTATTTTATATTTTGATAAGTATGATTCATATAGAATTCATAGAAATCTAAGATTAAATTTTTATATAACCGATATAAAATTAAAAATTTGTTTGTTGATGAAAACGAGTTGGATATGAATGCAAGTCAAGCTATGAAAGCGCCTGTTAATTTGTAAGTAGTATAAAATTAAAAGGAACAGAGCTAAGGATTTATGAAGTTGGGGATGAAAGGAAGATTTTATTCCTGTTTGCGGTTGGAAACTTTTTCAGTTTGTTTAAAAAATCATTTCCAAGTGAGTTTGTAAAAGTAGATTTAGAAATAGGGGAGTGGGATATCGTTTTGTTTGGTGATTTATAGTCTTGGTTTGATGTGACTATTCAAAAAGATATCTCTCATTTTCGATCATAATACGGAAATTACTCATTTTTGTTTTTGTAAAAGACTTTACTCTACAATTTTTTCAATAGAGACCTGAGTTCCCGGATTTTTATGCTTAGAATTGAGAATTCATCCTGATTATTGTAAATTGAATCGAATTTCTTTTGAACTTTAGATTATAAGATGAAAAGAAAAAATGAATTTCTACGATACAATGAGTCTATGATTTCTGAATACAGCGATCTTTTTATTGAAAATAAAATTCATTCACCGGATATATTTAGTTATTCGCTGTATAATTTTGAAGGGAAACAACTCTATTCAGAACCGAGCTACAATTCCTTATTGAATTCGGATTTAAAGCTCAAGAAGGCGGTCGAAAGATTTATCGATTATGGCAATAGGCACTCGAATGTTTCAGGGCTTCGAAGATTTAAAAATGATAGAAGCATTCAATTTATGGTTCGATCGGAGAATGACCGGATTTACAAAGTCGATTTTGAAATCAATCCAAAGGGTAGCTATATACTTGTACATATCGAATCTACTGCAAGGAATTTATCCTATTCTGAAAAACACAAAATTCAAAGATTTCGTTCTTTAAAACACGATTTAGTTCGTACTTTAAAACTGGAAAAAACATATTTCTATCTCGTTAATATTGAAATTTACAATCATCCATTCCTTCATAAATACGAAACTCAGATTTACGAAGCTGTTTTCTTGGATTTACATGCTGAATTTTTAACTATCACGAATAACCAAAACGTCGGTTTTCGTATTTCCACAAATCAGATTTTTTTTGCATATCAAATCAACAAGCCAGATGTGGACATCAATTGGATCCCTTCGAGTTTGATTTCTTATATGAAGAATACGATCCAGATTGAAAATTACGAGTTTCATTTGAAGCTTTCTATCGGAGGATTTCATACTTCCGAAACGGATACCAGTCCTCTCAATATTCTCAAGGGTTTAAAAACGAATCTTAGAAAAGTGATCGACTCTCCTTTTAGTCGGTATGCGACCCAGAATCAAAATGACTCTTCCAATTTGATTGCAACGTATTTATCTCTCAGAAACTCGGTGCATAAAAAAGAACTTCTTCTATATTATCAGCCGATTGTGAATTCGGAAACCAAAAATCTACATTCCTTAGAAGCACTTTCACGTTGGAATCATTCCGTTAAAGGGATGATTAGTCCGGATATTTTTATTCCTTTAGCGGAAGAATCGGGTTTGATCAGTTCGATTGGGGCTTGGGTGATTCAAAATGCACTTTTAGATTTATCTCAAATTCAAAAAAATGAATCTTTATCTTCCAATTCTTTAATTTCAATCAATATATCGCCATTTCAGTTGAAAAATCCTGAATTTGCGGACAACTTAATTTCTTACTTTTCGAAATTGAATCTCTTTCCGAATTCTGTTGTTCTTGAAATAACGGAAAGTCGTTATGAAGAAACAGCTTTGATCATCGAACAAATGGCAATTTTAAAACGTTTTGGTTTTCAAATCGCGATCGATGATTTTGGAATAGGAAACTCTAATTTTTCCAGGATTGAAAAAATCGAATGTGATTACGTAAAATTAGACAAAAGTTTAGTCATCGGTGTCGATGCCAATCAAAGTAAGAGAAGCATTTTGAAGGCGATTTCTCAAGTTCTTTTATCCCTTGGAAAACAAACGGTTTTTGAAGGGATTGAAAGTGCGGAGCTAGAGAGTATTGCAATCGATTATGGGGCAAACTTTTTGCAAGGATTTCACTATGGAAAACCGACTCAAATTACGGATCTTTCTTCCTTTCAGTTATAGGAAAAAATTGTAATTTGATAATGTATTTGTAATAAATTGAGATCTATCTTAAAAATCTCGTTTCGATTGTGATAGAAATTTCTTTGCAATTGTTTCGACAAATGATCTCGTTAAAAAATTGCTCATTACTAACATTAAGCCTTGCTTGGACAGACTCTTAAGTAAATTATCTTTTCTCGATATTACCGAATATTACTCTACTCGTTGATTTTGATTCACTTAGTCCTCGAATGATTCGAAACATAATGTATTTTCTATTTCTCAGTTCCGTAGCAAATACTTACATTTAAATCTTCTCAATCTTAAATAAAAACTTTATACATTTCTATTTTGATAATTTTCTATTTCATTTTGAAACACTTTGTTGTATCGGGAAGTCGGAGAGGTAAGAATTGTTTTCTTTTACAGAATTATCAAAGTGAAGTATTAAAATTTCAATTATAGATTCGAATTGATAAATTAGAAAAGTGTAAAATCTTAAATGTATAGGGGGTTTTGTAAATTCAGAAGAGCCAATAATAAAAAAGTGTTCCTTTTATAGGATGCGGTGAATGAGGTAAATGGATTTTATAAACTATAAATGCGCTGAGTGTTTCGGGTTATCTTAAAGTTTGAAAGGTTTTATAGAATTGTGTCTTAAAACATTCGGTTCAAGGA
The DNA window shown above is from Leptospira mayottensis 200901116 and carries:
- a CDS encoding helix-turn-helix domain-containing protein gives rise to the protein MLNTNTLFDIIFSEINLFYAHAAGVGTGIVMAITKLYAGRRDEFSKAYGTILLSVSIFLMTNNKVIFPQETDPRLTKDPMFLGAYFGLVLYASAAVLICIMFILDGLENPWYYCKRLTAIIPITMVGVFFLSGTIYICLCDSATILITLYASGWAIFKIHSSKKANVFFNFPFITLVITSSLILDLVGTLTSSTKMLMFSELIPGFMIAYITLIERFFPVLFSKAYGDNKAPADNQAFSDFPMDNNLIESEEDQAESTRNILEGVELDKIEERINSFLQVRGYADEELRLPDFASYLGLSTHQASYYLNKHMSMKFADFLNMNRIEDVKRNLRDKSHMNLLQVALECGFNSASSFHRACVKFTGKSPREFRKQLINSQN
- a CDS encoding EAL domain-containing protein — translated: MISEYSDLFIENKIHSPDIFSYSLYNFEGKQLYSEPSYNSLLNSDLKLKKAVERFIDYGNRHSNVSGLRRFKNDRSIQFMVRSENDRIYKVDFEINPKGSYILVHIESTARNLSYSEKHKIQRFRSLKHDLVRTLKLEKTYFYLVNIEIYNHPFLHKYETQIYEAVFLDLHAEFLTITNNQNVGFRISTNQIFFAYQINKPDVDINWIPSSLISYMKNTIQIENYEFHLKLSIGGFHTSETDTSPLNILKGLKTNLRKVIDSPFSRYATQNQNDSSNLIATYLSLRNSVHKKELLLYYQPIVNSETKNLHSLEALSRWNHSVKGMISPDIFIPLAEESGLISSIGAWVIQNALLDLSQIQKNESLSSNSLISINISPFQLKNPEFADNLISYFSKLNLFPNSVVLEITESRYEETALIIEQMAILKRFGFQIAIDDFGIGNSNFSRIEKIECDYVKLDKSLVIGVDANQSKRSILKAISQVLLSLGKQTVFEGIESAELESIAIDYGANFLQGFHYGKPTQITDLSSFQL
- a CDS encoding AraC family transcriptional regulator — its product is MNILDSMLNKEILLSLIRFGAGFALVLGIGSWIRAKKQIDYLISSVLILTAIFQFVDEFSLNMISQTWLRKSLFLIDIVALAASGTLVFLISTMSFKKYSKLPLIYYSNLLGPFILSLPILTFYEQEGSKELQFFLFAADLYVFVYFVIAIANVFIDKKYESSTVNFRKILILVVLISLCIPLEILGIMFENKSLILLSSVHTTFTVIFYYFLTLIHPNLLDFFFLEPGKNFVKRSLLHDVDINALEKKLVHIIKEERIYLDEDIRLPDVSEELGISVHQLSFFLNNHLGMNFNNYINRFRVEEAKSMLINDPSRSVVSVGIAVGFNSNSSFYKAFLKETGMSPKQFRETQTKVIHFQSSPTTDVPSETKLYL